A single Oncorhynchus tshawytscha isolate Ot180627B unplaced genomic scaffold, Otsh_v2.0 Un_contig_6576_pilon_pilon, whole genome shotgun sequence DNA region contains:
- the LOC112267104 gene encoding mitochondrial dicarboxylate carrier-like isoform X1: MSEKRRSRWYFGGLSSSAAACITHPLDLIKVHLQTQHEVRMRMVGMTMSVVQREGVLALYSGLSASLCRQMTYSLSRFAIYETVSDQMKDRTHGPMPFYQKVLLGLFGGFAGGFIGTPADMVNVRMQNDVKVPLELRRNYAHALDGLFRVWKEEGMKKLFSGATMASSRGALVTVGQLACYDQAKQLVLGTGAMQDNILTHFLASLIAGGCATVLCQPLDVLKTRLMNSKGEYVGLLHCVRDTAKLGPNAFYKGLVPAGIRLIPHTVLTFIFLEQLRTCCGIRIVT, encoded by the exons ATGTCGGAGAAACGCCGGTCGCGATGGTATTTCGGTGGACTTTCCTCAAGTGCTGCCGCCTGTATTACACACCCCTTAGATCTGATCAAG GTGCACCTCCAGACACAGCACGAGGTGAGGATGAGGATGGTGGGAATGACCATGAGTGTGGTGCAGAGAGAAGGTGTTCTGGCTCTGTACAGTGGCCTCAGCGCCTCCCTCTGCAGACAG atgacgtattctctgtccCGCTTCGCCATCTATGAGACAGTGAGTGATCAGATGAAGGACAGGACCCATGGTCCCATGCCCTTCTACCAGAAGGTCCTTCTGGGGTTGTTTGGAG gattTGCCGGGGGATTCATTGGGACCCCAGCAGACATGGTTAATGTCAG AATGCAGAATGACGTTAAAGTACCACTAGAACTCAGGAGAAA TTATGCTCATGCACTAGATGGACTGTTCCGGGTATGGAAAGAGG AGGGAATGAAGAAGCTGTTCTCTGGAGCCACAATGGCATCTTCTAGAGGAGCACTGGTCACTGTTGGACAG CTGGCCTGTTATGATCAGGCCAAGCAGCTTGTTCTGGGGACTGGAGCCATGCAAGATAACATTCTAACTCACTTCCTGGCCAGCCTCATCGCA GGAGGCTGTGCCACTGTCCTGTGCCAACCACTCGATGTCTTGAAGACCAGGCTGATGAACTCAAAAGGGGAATatgtg GGCCTGTTACACTGTGTGAGAGATACAGCTAAACTGGGGCCCAATGCCTTCTACAAG GGTCTGGTTCCAGCAGGGATCCGTCTCATCCCTCACACGGTCCTCACGTTCATCTTCCTGGAGCAGCTCAGAACCTGCTGCGGCATCAGGATCGTCACCTGA
- the LOC112267104 gene encoding mitochondrial dicarboxylate carrier-like isoform X2, whose amino-acid sequence MSEKRRSRWYFGGLSSSAAACITHPLDLIKVHLQTQHEVRMRMVGMTMSVVQREGVLALYSGLSASLCRQMTYSLSRFAIYETVSDQMKDRTHGPMPFYQKVLLGLFGGFAGGFIGTPADMVNVSYAHALDGLFRVWKEEGMKKLFSGATMASSRGALVTVGQLACYDQAKQLVLGTGAMQDNILTHFLASLIAGGCATVLCQPLDVLKTRLMNSKGEYVGLLHCVRDTAKLGPNAFYKGLVPAGIRLIPHTVLTFIFLEQLRTCCGIRIVT is encoded by the exons ATGTCGGAGAAACGCCGGTCGCGATGGTATTTCGGTGGACTTTCCTCAAGTGCTGCCGCCTGTATTACACACCCCTTAGATCTGATCAAG GTGCACCTCCAGACACAGCACGAGGTGAGGATGAGGATGGTGGGAATGACCATGAGTGTGGTGCAGAGAGAAGGTGTTCTGGCTCTGTACAGTGGCCTCAGCGCCTCCCTCTGCAGACAG atgacgtattctctgtccCGCTTCGCCATCTATGAGACAGTGAGTGATCAGATGAAGGACAGGACCCATGGTCCCATGCCCTTCTACCAGAAGGTCCTTCTGGGGTTGTTTGGAG gattTGCCGGGGGATTCATTGGGACCCCAGCAGACATGGTTAATGTCAG TTATGCTCATGCACTAGATGGACTGTTCCGGGTATGGAAAGAGG AGGGAATGAAGAAGCTGTTCTCTGGAGCCACAATGGCATCTTCTAGAGGAGCACTGGTCACTGTTGGACAG CTGGCCTGTTATGATCAGGCCAAGCAGCTTGTTCTGGGGACTGGAGCCATGCAAGATAACATTCTAACTCACTTCCTGGCCAGCCTCATCGCA GGAGGCTGTGCCACTGTCCTGTGCCAACCACTCGATGTCTTGAAGACCAGGCTGATGAACTCAAAAGGGGAATatgtg GGCCTGTTACACTGTGTGAGAGATACAGCTAAACTGGGGCCCAATGCCTTCTACAAG GGTCTGGTTCCAGCAGGGATCCGTCTCATCCCTCACACGGTCCTCACGTTCATCTTCCTGGAGCAGCTCAGAACCTGCTGCGGCATCAGGATCGTCACCTGA